A segment of the Lolium perenne isolate Kyuss_39 chromosome 3, Kyuss_2.0, whole genome shotgun sequence genome:
CAAGGCGCCGATCAGATATGGCGCCCCAAGACATTGCAGAGCAACGCCAGCCATCCTCCAgcccgaggtggagaagcaggaGGGGTGCTGCCACCCACACCGACGTGCCTAGTAGAAGCTCGTGGCGCCGCCGCGTCGGGCGGGCGCCGAAGATGACCGCCGGGAGGGTGCTGCAAAGGCCGAGGGCGTCAGAGAACACCGGCACGCGCCCGGGCCGTGGAGCTTGGGGCCGAGTCTCCCCGACCAAGATCTCATGCCACTGGGGGCGTTGCGTGCGCGAGACAAATGCCCCACCGCCGCTGTCCACCGCGAGGACTTCGCCCGATGGTTTCCTCCGGCGGCCGCGACGTGGCCGGCGTGGGCGGAGGGAGGGTGGCGGCGTAGTGAGCTAGGTTTCCCCCGAGCCGCCCCTacgaggcgacgcgagggacaaTTTAGTTTGGTACCCAAATACGATTTTTCCACAACGACTTTGAGTTAGTAAGTTGTGATAATAATCTCTCCGTCGCGTTGATTTTGACCAataatttttttcgataaagggaatatattaatatcaaaagataccaattacatccagcctctgcaacaacgcaccaccctaatggcactacggatgcacacagccaaaaaacgaaaagaaaactaagaaacaaaagtcccgctatagtatctcgggcctaaaaaCAGCAATACAtctaccaccaagacaacacctgaaaaacagactctccaaaaacgacgcctccaagaagggaacagtgctctaacaccgtcgtcacctgatcaaagatcttaggttttcaccctgaagatagtccccgctctcaaaacaatgcctccaacaaggtcattgccaggcacaaccagttaaggccagaccttgggttttcaccctgaaaggtaggactctgaacttcacctgtgttgtcgcctcctttcataccgctgctgtgaagcccggaacaccaagcaagtccctcaacagcgcggagacttgtacCTCCCTTagatagtcctcccctccggccttcatgaaattctcttcttccgactttcatcatggatccatagtcacttgatgtcaacatagaaaaagagcttcgcgccgctccctccagaaccaatcggttggaataaaagcatgggtgcgcacgatcgaataccaccgatccagcaaactccaagcaaaagcactgttacattcgccgacggagccttccggaactcaacactccggctagatcacgagtccaggcctccggtaggtcctcctcttcacgcaagagaggccctaggaccgccgcctttattcaggtcggacccccacgtcggcgaccaccctgggctggccactccaaccctccaccggcgacaccatcgccggcttccaagcccCTCCATCTCTCCtccggaacgcggtgatagatcaatagatccaccaccaccaaccgcaggccgatcctctccggcgaagaagagggtcacctccaccgccgaacccaaggctgctgccccgggcgtcctCATACCGCGGaagaagcccaagatcatcacccCTCACCGGAGAGAGGCGGAGGGAAATGCGCCCGCCTCCACCAGGCACCACCGCCGGCATGCCGCCGATGGGAGGCGGGGAGGCCGCAGCCCGCAGCTGGATCGACCCCGGGAGGGCCGCTGCTGCCCCTACATCCTCatccgcccgccgccgccccggGAGGCGGAAGGGCCGCCGCCGCGTGAGAGGCTCCATTGGCCGCCATTCCCGACGCGCCACGAGGggaggcccccgccgccgccacgccccgagatctttgccccggcggcgctaccggcggcggcggcgacgggaggGTTGGGAGGAGGGGTGCGGTGTAGGCTAGGGTTGGGGGGAGCGAATGCATTGCTACATGTGTGTGTTCTTGATACGAATAATTAATCCAACATTTACGCATGTAATGTTAAATCATCTCCATACGAATCTCATTTGTAGTTAGAAGCACATTTTAGTACTAGCTAAATACATTACCATTGTAGTTTGGCAATAAAGGAGTATTTTATTTCGTAAATTCTGGGTATATATCTTTTTCAGTTAACATTGTCAGTGAATATATGTATTGCGCTTGGTTGTAATGATCTCAATCAACAGACGGTTCGCGAAAGTGAAAAATCTGCTTGGGCCCGCTCCGTGTCGTCCCCCACGGGTGACCGGGGCGGTGACTTTGATTGAGTTGGTTAGTCTATGAAGTTTGACAATCTCTAAAGCGGAACGAAAGCTATCTAGAGATGTTGATGAATGCTAAGATCGTCCGttgaagctttttttttttttggtttgctgTGAAGGGAATGAGACGTCGTTGGCATGCAATTGATGCATATTTCCTGCTATTGGATACTGAACAATACTTTGCAGTTCTTTGCATGTAATTTATGTACATTGTTGCTGATACCTTGCATCCACAGTAGATCTCAAGTTCTCAACTACGCAAAAACTTATTCATGCTCAGTCTACACCACTTAATTTGTATTCTAATTCGTGCTAGTTAtaagttgcaactgagatttaatTAAATCTCATCATCTGACTGAGCACGAAGTTAGTTCTCATTCGACTGATAAATAAATAGTCATATCCAAAGGAAAACTATACATAGGAACTGACGTGTGCACAGGAATATATGCAAACTCTCCATCTTTTTTCGCCTGTTTTGCAACCGCCGGCAATATTCGATGCATTAGCTAGAATAGAGATGAAATTGCCTTATATAGTAACTCAAGCTGCTAGGCCAGATGCGACCACCAGTTCTGCGAAGCGAGCACGGTGCACGGCGTCACGGCGCCACGCGCTCCCTCCATCCTCGCCTTGCACCACATCCACGTCGGCCTGTCGTCGTCTCCTTGGAGGATTCTCACCTGGAGCTCGAGCTCCACGGCGCCGGCTCTTTCCGCCGCCGCGATGCGGCTACGCAGGTGCTCGGGCAGGCGGCCAGCACCGTCGTCCCAGTCCCACGAAAGCTTGAAGGGCACCTCCCGCGCCCCTTTCCACGGCACGCAGAAGTCGGGCGTCCGGCCTGACGCTAGGGTGAAGCCGCCGTAGGCCACAACGGCCTCTCCGTGGTGGTAGCACCGCCCCGTAGCGCGGCGGTTGCTGGCGTGCAGGACGGCGTCGAAGGCGCGAGGGATGATGGACGACGCGAACGGAGCCTCCGTCGTGGTGATGTTGCCTGGGATCGTCGTGAGGTGGACGGAGAACTGGGGTGGCAGGTCGTAGGCGAAGTAATAGCAGAGGGTGGACATGGTCCAGATCAAGGTGGTCATTCCGCACACCTCGGTGATGATGTACCTAGGCCAG
Coding sequences within it:
- the LOC127338562 gene encoding uncharacterized protein, with product MMPRRRRSTLPVFRGDAKYFFKRPVLNWPRYIITEVCGMTTLIWTMSTLCYYFAYDLPPQFSVHLTTIPGNITTTEAPFASSIIPRAFDAVLHASNRRATGRCYHHGEAVVAYGGFTLASGRTPDFCVPWKGAREVPFKLSWDWDDGAGRLPEHLRSRIAAAERAGAVELELQVRILQGDDDRPTWMWCKARMEGARGAVTPCTVLASQNWWSHLA